One genomic segment of Nocardioides cavernaquae includes these proteins:
- the recO gene encoding DNA repair protein RecO, with product MPLYRAEAVVLRTHKLGEADRIITLLTRDHGRVRAVAKGVRRTTSRWGSRLEPFSYVDLQLAEGRNLDVITQAETIAPFGSRLGADYERYTAGTAMLETAERVVTEDREPALQQFLLLVGGLRALTSDDKPALQVLDSFLLRSLSVAGYAPSFDGCARCGVEGPHRWFHPAAGGVLCPACRLPGSANPSAETVALLGALLTGDWGVVLASEVRHRREANGLVAAYLSWHLERGLRSLAYIER from the coding sequence GTGCCCCTCTACCGAGCCGAGGCCGTTGTGCTGCGCACCCACAAGCTGGGTGAAGCCGACCGCATCATCACGCTGCTGACGCGTGATCACGGACGCGTCCGGGCAGTGGCCAAGGGTGTGCGGCGCACGACGTCGCGCTGGGGCTCACGGCTGGAGCCGTTCAGCTATGTCGACCTGCAGCTGGCGGAGGGTCGCAACCTCGACGTGATCACGCAGGCCGAGACGATCGCGCCCTTCGGGTCACGCCTGGGAGCGGACTACGAGCGCTATACGGCGGGGACGGCGATGCTCGAGACCGCCGAGCGCGTGGTGACCGAGGACCGCGAGCCGGCGCTGCAGCAGTTCCTGCTGCTCGTGGGTGGCCTGCGTGCGTTGACCAGCGACGACAAGCCGGCGCTGCAGGTGCTCGACTCGTTTCTGCTGCGCTCGTTGTCGGTGGCCGGCTATGCGCCGAGCTTCGACGGTTGCGCGCGGTGTGGGGTCGAGGGGCCCCATCGCTGGTTCCACCCGGCTGCCGGTGGCGTGCTCTGTCCGGCCTGCCGGCTGCCAGGTTCGGCGAACCCGTCCGCCGAGACAGTCGCCCTGCTCGGCGCGCTGCTCACGGGTGACTGGGGCGTCGTGCTGGCCAGCGAGGTGCGACACCGGCGTGAGGCCAACGGTCTCGTCGCGGCGTACCTGAGCTGGCACCTCGAGCGCGGCCTCCGCTCGCTCGCCTACATCGAGCGCTGA
- a CDS encoding ion transporter, translated as MSATRPTGRPDLTRSPGAASGPGIGDPDGSGPQRAPGKPAAPPVRLTDWLMLVLAIVSVGLLVWITFFEVSDTWTRRVVVADYVICGIFFVEFVVRWRRSRLGWRFLALYWYEILGMIPLSDPAFRSFRLIRVVIIVMRLARAADRAFGDRATAYVVGRVADTIVQVIRKPVTVAVLDEVIAVIQTGNYTKHVSAAIAENRDELDALIVDLVRTDQATGKLRYLPFHDDVVKLVADTVFRIADGALADPRVHELISDAIRESATELRSNVRAREHDLVKGNEAKLGAR; from the coding sequence ATGAGCGCGACCCGCCCCACCGGACGTCCCGACCTGACGCGATCCCCCGGCGCTGCCTCCGGACCGGGCATCGGTGACCCCGACGGCAGCGGGCCCCAACGGGCCCCTGGCAAGCCGGCCGCTCCCCCGGTGCGGCTCACCGACTGGCTGATGCTCGTGCTTGCGATCGTGTCGGTCGGACTGCTCGTGTGGATCACCTTCTTCGAGGTCTCGGACACGTGGACCCGCCGCGTGGTCGTCGCCGACTACGTCATCTGCGGCATCTTCTTCGTCGAGTTCGTCGTGCGCTGGCGGCGCTCCAGGCTGGGCTGGAGGTTCCTCGCGCTGTACTGGTACGAGATCCTCGGCATGATCCCGCTCTCGGACCCGGCGTTCCGCTCGTTCCGGCTGATCAGGGTCGTGATCATCGTGATGCGGCTGGCCCGCGCGGCCGACCGGGCCTTCGGCGACCGCGCCACGGCGTACGTCGTCGGGCGCGTCGCCGACACGATCGTCCAGGTGATCCGCAAGCCCGTGACGGTGGCCGTGCTGGACGAGGTCATCGCCGTGATCCAGACCGGCAACTACACGAAGCACGTCTCCGCCGCGATCGCGGAGAACCGTGACGAGCTCGACGCGCTCATCGTCGACCTGGTCCGCACCGACCAGGCCACGGGCAAGCTGCGCTACCTCCCCTTCCACGACGACGTCGTGAAGCTCGTGGCCGACACCGTCTTCCGGATCGCCGACGGCGCGCTGGCCGACCCCCGCGTGCACGAGCTGATCTCCGACGCCATCCGTGAGTCCGCGACCGAGCTGCGGAGCAACGTCCGTGCTCGCGAGCACGACCTGGTCAAGGGCAACGAAGCAAAGCTCGGCGCCCGCTGA